Sequence from the Uranotaenia lowii strain MFRU-FL unplaced genomic scaffold, ASM2978415v1 HiC_scaffold_622, whole genome shotgun sequence genome:
AATCTGCAGGAAGTGTGGGACGTTTCGGAAGGGGAGTGCAACGTTCTGCTCGAGTCCCGCTACGAGAAACTGTACGAAAAGATAGATCTTACGCTACTCAATCGACTGCTTCGGCTGATTGTCGATCACAACATTGCGGATTACATGACGGCCAAAAATAACGTCGTTATCAACTACAAGGACATGAACCATACCAACAGTTACGGTATCATCCGTGGGTTGCAGTTTGCCTCATTCATCGTTCAATATTATGGTCTGGTATTGGATCTGCTTGTTCTTGGTCTGCAACGAGCCAGTGAAATGGTTGGTCCACCTCAGATGCCCAATGATTTCTTAACGTTTCAGGATGTGGCTACCGAGTCATGTCATCCGATTCGATTGTACTGTCGGTACGTAGACCGCATTCACATCTTTTTCCGCTTTACCGCAGAAGAAGCTAGAGATTTGATCCAACGTTATCTGACCGAGCACCCCGATCCGAACAACGAAAACATTGTTGgttacaataacaaaaaatgctgGCCTAGAGACGCTCGAATGCGTTTGATGAAGCATGACGTTAACTTGGGGCGAGCTGTGTTTTGGGATATCAAAAATCGTTTGCCACGGTCAGTGACAACGGTGCAGTGGGACAACACGTTTGTGTCGGTCTACTCTAAAGACAACCCGAATCTGCTGTTCAACATGTGCGGATTTGAATGTCGAATTTTGCCGAAGGTAATTTATTTCTTTGATAACGAATTTTTCTGTGCGTTTTCATTCATAATGGTATTTGTTTCAGTGTCGCACCCAAAACGAGGAGTTCACCCACAGAGATGGAGTTTGGAATTTACAAAACGAGGTTACCAAGGAACGCACGGCACAGTGTTTCCTGCGGGTTGACGATGAGTCCCTCTCGCGTTTCCACAATCGTGTCCGTCAAATTCTGATGGCATCCGGTTCGACCACTTTTACCAAGATTGTCAACAAATGGAACACGGCACTCATCGGTTTGATGACCTACTTCCGGGAAGCAGTTGTCAACACCCAGGAGCTGTTGGATTTGTTGGTGAAGTGTGAAAATAAGATTCAGACTCGTATAAAGATTGGATTGAATTCAAAAATGCCTTCAAGATTTCCACCGGTGGTGTTCTACACACCGAAAGAATTGGGCGGTTTGGGTATGTTGAGTATGGGTCACGTGCTTATTCCGCAGTCGGATCTGCGATGGTCCAAGCAAACCGATGTGGGGATCACACATTTCCGGTCCGGTATGTCTCACGATGAAGATCAGTTGATTCCGAATTTGTATCGGTATATTCAACCATGGGAAAGTGAGTTCATTGATTCGCAGCGAGTATGGGCAGAGTATGCTTTGAAACGACAGGAAGCGAATGCCCAAAATAGACGTCTCACTTTGGAGGATTTGGAAGACAGTTGGGATCGAGGTATTCCTCGGATTAACACCCTGTTCCAGAAGGATCGTCATACGTTGGCCTACGATAAGGGATGGAGAATTCGAACGGAATTTAAACAGTACCAGGTACTGAAACAAAATCCCTTCTGGTGGACACATCAACGCCACGATGGTAAATTGTGGAACTTGAACAACTATCGTACCGATATGATTCAAGCATTGGGAGGAGTTGAAGGTATTCTGGAACACACTTTGTTCAAGGGAACATATTTCCCCACTTGGGAAGGTTTGTTCTGGGAAAAGGCTTCAGGTTTCGAAGAATCTATGAAGTATAAGAAGCTTACCAATGCCCAGCGATCCGGTTTGAATCAGATTCCAAACCGTCGTTTTACTCTGTGGTGGTCACCGACAATTAATCGTGCTAACGTGTACGTGGGTTTCCAGGTACAGTTGGATTTGACTGGTATTTTCATGCACGGTAAAATTCCGACACTCAAAATTTctcttattcaaattttccgAGCACACTTGTGGCAAAAGATTCACGAATCTATTGTGATGGATTTGTGTCAGGTATTCGATCAGGAGTTGGATGCTTTGGAAATCGAAACGGTGCAAAAAGAAACGATTCACCCTAGAAAATCGTACAAAATGAACTCGTCTTGTGCCGATATTCTACTATTCCCTGCTTATAAATGGAATGTTTCGCGACCTTCGTTGCTGGCCGATACTAAGGATACAATGGATAACACGACAACACAAAAGTATTGGTTAGACATCCAGTTACGTTGGGGTGATTACGATTCTCATGACGTAGAACGGTACGCTCGAGCCAAGTTCCTGGATTACACCACGGATAACATGTCTATCTATCCTTCGCCGACCGGTGTACTGATAGCCATTGATTTGGCCTACAATCTTCACAGCGCCTATGGAAATTGGTTCCCAGGTTGTAAGCCACTGATCCAACAAGCCATGGCCAAAATCATGAAAGCCAATCCAGCCTTGTATGTCCTCCGAGAACGTATCCGTAAAGCTCTGCAGCTTTACAGTTCTGAACCGACAGAACCCTATCTTTCATCCCAAAATTACGGAGAACTGTTTTCGAACCAGATTATCTGGTTTGTGGACGACACAAATGTGTATCGAGTGACAATTCACAAGACTTTCGAAGGAAATTTGACTACTAAACCGATCAACGGCGCTATCTTTATCTTCAATCCTCGAACGGGTCAGTTGTTCTTGAAGATTATTCACACCTCTGTGTGGGCAGGTCAGAAGCGTCTCGGTCAGCTCGCCAAGTGGAAAACTGCTGAAGAAGTAGCTGCCTTGATTCGATCACTCCCGGTTGAGGAACAGCCTAAGCAGATTATCGTTACCCGAAAGGGTATGTTGGACCCCCTCGAAGTACATTTGCTTGATTTCCCTAACATTGTCATCAAGGGATCCGAGTTGCAGCTTCCTTTCCAGGCTTGCTTGAAGGTAGAAAAGTtcggtgatttgattttgaaggcAACCGAACCTCAGATGGTTCTTTTCAACTTGTACGATGACTGGTTGAAGACCATTTCTTCATACACGGCGTTCTCTCGTTTGATTTTGATCCTCCGAGCCTTGCATGTGAACACCGAAAGAACTAAAGTCATTTTGAAACCAGACAAAACCACCATAACTGAAGCTCACCACATCTGGCCCACGCTGAGTGACGAAGAATGGATCAAGGTAGAGGTGCAACTTAAAGATTTGATTTTGGCAGATTATGGTAAGAAAAATAACGTAAATGTAGCTTCCCTGACGCAATCGGAAATTCGTGACATCATCCTTGGTATGGAAATTTCGGCTCCTTCAGCCCAACGACAACAGATTGCCGAAATTGAGAAACAAACTAAGGAACAATCTCAACTAACTGCAACCACAACCAGAACAACTAACAAACACGGTGATGAGATTATAACTTCAACGACCAGTAACTACGAAACGACAACCTTCAACTCCAAGACCGAGTGGCGAGTACGAGCAATTTCTGCTACCAATCTTCACCTTCGAACCAATCACATCTACGTGAGTTCAGACGACATCAAAGAAACAGGGTATACCTACATCCTTCCGAAGAACATTCTCAAGAAATTCGTTACCATTTCCGATCTTCGGGCGCAAATCGCCGGTTATCTGTACGGTGTTAGTCCACCGGATAATCCCCAGGTCAAAGAAATCCGATGCATCGTTATGCCACCGCAGTGGGGTACCCATCAGCAAATCAATCTCCCCAACACACTTCCATCCCATCAGTATCTTAAGGACATGGAACCGCTCGGTTGGATACACACTCAACCGAACGAATTGCCGCAACTATCTCCGCAGGACATTACTACCCACGCTAAGGTCATGTCCGAGAATCCCAACTGGGATGGTGAAAAAACTATCATCATCACCTGCTCATTTACACCCGGATCATGTTCCCTGACAGCCTACAAACTGACACCATCGGGGTACGAGTGGGGTCACAAAAACACCGACAAAGGCAACAACCCGAAGGGTTATCTTCCCTCCCACTACGAGCGGGTCCAGATGTTGCTGTCCAACAAATTCCTGGGCTTTTTCATGGTTCCGTCGCAAGGCAGCTGGAATTATAACTTCATGGGCGTCCGGCACGATCCGAACATGAAGTACGAGCTGCAGCTGGCCAACCCGAAGGAGTTTTATCACGAGGTGCATCGACCGTCACACTTTTTGCTGTTCTCTAGCTTAGAGGAGGGTGCCGAAGGAAACGGTGCCGATCGGGAGGATTTGTTTGCGTAATTTCGGTAGATTTTGCTCTGTGGGGATTTTGTCTTTTGTTAATTGCATTAGTTTTTCTTTCTCGCTTTAAGTTGATTTTAACGCAAACAATATGTACATAAAGTCTGATTCTTAAAAAGGAAACCTTTAACTGaataaacactttcaataatACATTGAAGGTCTTCTTATTATTGAGTCCGAAACAAatggctatttttttttaaatgaatcaatCACGGACGGTTGAAGAATCCCTTTTCACAAGATTTGTACCAATGTTCACCCCTCCGAAATAGTTTGTCTTTACAAGAAAAAGACAAGTTTCGGAATGTATACGTAGGAATTCGAAACCACACCGGATGTGCAACAGCGTTCTGGTGCGCATGAGTACAATCATCGCTGTCTAGTGGCGGGAGTAAAAGTACCTAATTCATATTTTGCGATAGCCAAAAAAGAGGGTGACTTCGCACGATGATGAATCACCATAGCAATCTCGATAAACAGTTGCGGTCCTTTTTTGGAGAGGGTGCAATAATAATTCATAGAAGTCTTTCCTGAACGTTGGATGTGTTTTTCATTTGGATCAAAAGTTtgatattttgttgaaaaaaaggtaaatttacgCATTCAATATTCGAGAAACTACGTGGATAACGGTGTGGAATTTCAGAACAACCCGAAAAAACAACGGTAAGCTTCGCACGAGATGGATGATCAACCGAAAGCCGAAGGGGAAGCAGATAAGAAAATTGTCCATGTCTATCCGTTAGTCAAGGTATGATATTAATTTAGTAGATTAATTATTGTTTTACACATTTCACgtacttttcaatgtttaaattcaactctaaattttcacatgcttttttttaaaaacatttttccgtTCAACAATTCGGCTTATctatttttggttttgctttTTATGCGCTGGACTCCAGTATTCCGATATGAACGACGATGTCCGGGCCGAGGCGATAGAATTGAGCATTACAGCTTGTGAGAAATTCGCACAAAATTACGAGGTAACAAATTAATCCTTCAACAGCCGTATTTTACCTTGGCGTCCTTCTGCAACCTTGTCGTGTTGTTTATTATCGATCAAATTTCGAAATAAATACCGTAAACTGAGGATGAATCGCCAGATTATATTAGGTCATGGTtatgttgacatttttttcaacattcagattcacaaaatCGATTTCACTTAGAAATTTAATCTAGACAAATTTCGTGTCACATTTCAGTTTcgcggaaatttaaaaaaaatcctcagatTACGGTAAAACACCTAAGAACTTTGTCAGTGACGTATTTCTAATCGTACTAAGACCCATCTAAACGTTTCCACGAACCCGCACATCACACTCCAATAGCATGCAGCGAAGGCGATCAAGGAACTGATGGACAAGAAGTTTGGAACCTTCTGGCACGTGGTCGTCGGCGAAGGGTTCGGCTACGAGGTGTCCTACGAAACCAAAAACATACTGTACCTTTTCTTCGGCGGTAATTTGGCTATCGTTTTGTGGAAGtgctcttaaaaaaaacatacatccTTGTGAGGATTACGGGAAAGTTACCAAAGATGATTGATCTCTATATAGCGAAAAGATTGTCaagcttcaaatttgaataatataatTCAAGTAATTATTTTAATATGTAAATATGAGTGTGtgttaattttatcttttgcAAGTGTGACActcttttgtcgatttttgtacCGAAGTGAATCTCTAGAgttaacaatttaaaatgtaTCATAAGAAAGTTGACTTGGGACATTCATTTTCGTTTGTACATAGTGTAACATATTCAAATTTCTACGTGTCGTTCGCATTTTACGGCAGCTGTGCATAATGTAAAtaagtattcaaaaatatttctcacGATCTGCAATGCTGTTCTACTCAAATCTGGAACAAACAGCGTCGTTTTCTAGAGGCAATTGTGAATAACACTTGAAAATGTGTGTTTGCCATTGTATTTCAATGAAGTCTATTTAACGCTTAATCCACCAATGTAAGTATTATGAATATTCTACTCAACCCTGCATGAAATCTTATACCTAACTCATACAAATTTAGAAGTTTTTAAATGGCAACCTCTCAAACGCGCACTTCACACAATAAATACTATTTTTAGGCAATATGTTCTATAGGTACATAGGTATAGGTaatcgatatttaaaaaaagcctCGCAAGAAACTAAGCACAGGGTATATGGCACATGTTTGCTTCGCTATCAGACTAAAATTTGTCTTAATGCGCCTTTTTGCAAATACCTAGCTCGTATTTGGACGACCCCCGCCAAGCGTCGTCAGACCTATTGCTTCCTCGCATCAACTTTTCAACCAAACGCAAGTGGCCTTGCTGCTCAGTTTAACCGGAAGCATGGGGCTGGAAGAGGGAATTGGATCCCCCCGTTCATAATAATAATACCTGAGTCTTTGAGTGATAGCCGCGGAAAGGACTCAGAAAACGACATTACTCCCTTATGAGCTCTATTCTTGTGCGTTTACCAATTAATACGAGGGAAAAGGACCCTGAAATAACCCAAACCAACTTCAATGACTAAGCAGTAAACTGGAGAAGCAGGTGCTACAAGCCGAGAGGGGCCACATCATTAGCCATTGGCCATTAGCCACAAATGGAGCGTaaacattgcatctgaccataactacgtccttggtgagatacgactgCGAATTGCGCGTGTTCAACGGCGCGAAAAGAAGGTCGGATCACGGATTCTGTGTGGTCGGAtatcgatacgacgtccgccggttgaaGAATCCGGAGGTTCAAAGggcgttgaacagcttgaatcccgagcctcggaactgtCGACAGACGTAACAGTGATGTAGAATCAAAACTACCTTTATCACGACAacccatggtactctcggtaaagtgtTTGTAATGGATATCGGATGAAACCTAGAGAATGGTCGAGGAttggagaaaggcgaaagtcggaattgagcaggcctGTACCGGGTCAACCAAAGCAGCCGCCCACTTACGATAtacggagctggaaaaggcagttaaacgagcttgtagacgagaaaagagagcctggacaaactctcttgccgaagagggagaaagaacCGCCGCCAATGTagatagcttagcttagctatgcatcataaacatttttttaaatatcaactcTAGTGGAACTTCGTTTCACTTGGGATTAGTGGTTCATTCTCAGTGTACAAAACTAATGCTTTCCCTTTTTTAAaagattaataacggcgccgaccacgtcctagtagtcaatggggaaaaaaaggaagaaacgTTAGTGTGATACTCTTTAGGTGCAACTAGCAACCTCTTGCTCCTTCAGAAAGATCTGTCGCCAATGTAGATATCCGATAAATTTATGACATTTCGCGCCACCTTTGTGGCGAAAGGACTGATACTAGACCGAGCAGGTCAACTATTGACGGATCGAACTGATCAGCTCaaacgttggactgagcattacGAACAACATCGCtgactgaaatagaagcggcaatcaaagacatgaaatccaccAAAGCTCGGTTGCATTCCTGCTAAAATGCTCAAAGTCatcaaatcgagaaaattagTGGATATCTATATCGATTGGCAGTCgtaaagacgctggctccggcgCTAGCAGATCTTTTATTTCGGATCTATGCGTCGGGCAATTGGTGCTGGACCCCAGAGGTGCAAATGAACGTTCAGCGCAAACGTCGTCGAGAAAAAGTCGCAAgctgattatttcttgaaaaggttAAGATCAGCTACGACGCCTAACTTGTGGTTGGAAaaaatgaacgcatcgcaacgacgctgtggcacgattggttcaaatgactgcatctcttaagttcattccgatgctttgcgaacagttcgcctactgattttaaggcgacgtcaaccgaaggatccgttcgtttgaattcatcggggataagttcaaacaaccttatcgagatagggtcgtttgaacgttcaattgaatgttcacttttgaacgttcaattgaatgttcgtctgatgcgttcggcagcctaaggcaagacgccgagccgtgtttggatgggatggattattgatatggtgcattgcttgcgtgtgatgttcggtcgtcgctcgacgatagagggtgtcgggtgtcttgtagcgcgcggacgacttggtaaagagaatgaggcgcagctacagtttcatttaacggtgcaattttactgaataaaatgcaaaccgcccaactacggttgggcttgtaaggcttgtaagagattttttattctttttcattccatgttaggttcagaactgaagcaaaccgtcaagacccgcgaaatttaattcaaattttcagatatcagattcagatttcagattttagatttagattccagattcagatttcagattcagatttcagattcagatttcagattcagatttcagattcagatttcagattcagatttcagattcagatttcagattcagatttcagattcagatttcagattcagatttcagattcagatttcagattcagatttcagattcagatttcagattcagatttcagattcagatttcagattcagattttagattcagatttcagattcagatttcagattttagatttagattccagattcagatttcagattcagatttcagattcagatttcagattcagatttcagattcagatttcagattcagatttcagattcagatttcagattcagatttcagattcagatttcagattcagatttcagattcagattttagattcagatttcagattcagatttcagattttagatttagattccagattcagatttcagattcagatttcagattcagatttcagattcagatttcagattcagatttcagattcagatttcagattcagatttcagattcagatttcagattcagatttcagattcagatttcagattcagatttcagattcagattttagattcagatttcagattcagatttcagattttagatttagattccagattcagatttcagattcagatttcagattcagatttcagattcaaatttcagattcagatttcagattcagatttcagattcagattttagattcagatttcagattcagattttagattcagatatcagattcagatttcagattttagatttagattccagattcagatttcagattcagatttcagattcagatttcagattcagatttcagattcagatttcagattcagatttcagattcagattttagattcagatttcagattcagatttcagattttagatttagattccagattcagatttcagattcagatttcagattcagatttcagattcagatttcagattcagatttcagattcagatttcagattcagatttcagattcagatttcagattcagatttcagattcagattccagattcagatttcagattcagatttcagattcagatttcagattcagatttcagattcagatttcagattcagattttagattcagatttcagattcagatttcagattcagatttcagattcagatttcagattcagatttcagattcagatttcagattcagatttcagattcagatttcagattcagatttcagattcagatttcagattcagattttagattcagatttcagattcagatttcagattttagatttagattccagattcagatttcagattcagatttcagattcagatttcagattcagatttcagattcagatttcagattcagatttcagattcagatttcagattcagatttcagattcagatttcagattcagatttcagattcagattttagattcagatttcagattcagatttcagattttagatttagattccagattcagatttcagattcagatttcagattcagatttcagattcaaatttcagattcagatttcagattcagatttcagattcagattttagattcagatttcagattcagattttagattcagatatcagattcagatttcagattttagatttagattccagattcagatttcagattcagatttcagattcagatttcagattcagatttcagattcagatttcagattcagatttcagattcagattttagattcagatttcagattcagatttcagattttagattcagattccagattcagatttcagattcagatttcagattcagatttcagattcagatttcagattcagatttcagattcagatttcagattcagatttcagattcagatttcagattcagatttcagattcagattccagattcagatttcagattcagatttcagattcagatttcagattcagatttcagattcagatttcagattcagatttcagattcagattttagattcagatttcagattcagatttcagattttagatttagattccagattcagatttcagattcagatttcagattcagatttcagattcagatttcagattcagatttcagattcagatttcagattcagatttcagattcagatttcagattcagatttcagattcagatttcagattcagattttagattcagatttcagattcagatttcagattttagatttagattccagattcagatttcagattcagatttcagattcagatttcagattcaaatttcagattcagatttcagattcagatttcagattcagatttcagattcagatttcagattcagattttagattcagatatcagattcagat
This genomic interval carries:
- the LOC129760478 gene encoding dynein axonemal light chain 4 translates to MDDQPKAEGEADKKIVHVYPLVKYSDMNDDVRAEAIELSITACEKFAQNYEHAAKAIKELMDKKFGTFWHVVVGEGFGYEVSYETKNILYLFFGGNLAIVLWKCS
- the LOC129760477 gene encoding pre-mRNA-processing-splicing factor 8, whose product is MSIPPYMLNPQWAQMMAQQQAYAVQQAQAQQQHHQAAAAQMHHAQQLAATQMQIPPPMGHIPPPGPPKQPDLVLTEEKLIEKAQKWQQLQTKRFAEKRKFGFIDAQKEDMPPEHIRKIIRDHGDMTSRKYRHDKRVYLGALKYMPHAVLKLLENMPMPWEQIRDVPVLYHITGAITFVNEIPWVIEPVYIGQWGTMWIMMRREKRDRRHFKRMRFPPFDDEEPPLDYADNVLDVEPLEAIQIELDQDEDASVHDWFYEHRPLIGTPYVNGSTYRKWNLSLPQMATLYRLGNQLLTDLVDGNFFYLFDPKSFFTAKALNMAIPGGPKFEPLIKDHNVGDEDWNEFNDINKIIIRQPIRTEYRIAFPYLYNNMPHFVHLSWYHAPNVVFIKTEDPDLPAFYFDPLINPIAHRHAVKSMEPLPDDDEEFTLPEEVQPFLQDTPLYTDNTANGISLLWAPRPFNLRSGRCRRAIDIPLVKCWYKEHCPPGHPVKVRVSYQKLLKYYVLNALKHRKPKPQKKRYLFRSFKATKFFQTTTLDWVEAGLQVCRQGYNMLNLLIHRKNLNYLHLDYNFNLKPVKTLTTKERKKSRFGNAFHLCREILRLTKLIVDSHVQYRLNNVDAFQLADGLQYIFAHVGQLTGMYRYKYKLMRQIRMCKDLKHLIYYRFNTGPVGKGPGCGFWAPGWRVWLFFMRGITPLLERWLGNLLSRQFEGRHSKGVAKTVTKQRVESHFDLELRASVMHDIVDMMPEGIKQNKARTILQHLSEAWRCWKANIPWKVPGLPIPIENMILRYVKMKADWWTNTAHYNRERIRRGATVDKTVCKKNLGRLTRLYLKAEQERQHNYLKDGPYISPEEAVAIYTTTVHWLESRRFAPIPFPPLSYKHDTKLLILALERLKEAYSVKSRLNQSQREELGLIEQAYDNPHEALSRIKRHLLTQRAFKETGIEFMDLYSHLIPVYDVEPLEKITDAYLDQYLWYEADKRRLFPPWIKPSDTEPPPLLVYKWCQGINNLQEVWDVSEGECNVLLESRYEKLYEKIDLTLLNRLLRLIVDHNIADYMTAKNNVVINYKDMNHTNSYGIIRGLQFASFIVQYYGLVLDLLVLGLQRASEMVGPPQMPNDFLTFQDVATESCHPIRLYCRYVDRIHIFFRFTAEEARDLIQRYLTEHPDPNNENIVGYNNKKCWPRDARMRLMKHDVNLGRAVFWDIKNRLPRSVTTVQWDNTFVSVYSKDNPNLLFNMCGFECRILPKCRTQNEEFTHRDGVWNLQNEVTKERTAQCFLRVDDESLSRFHNRVRQILMASGSTTFTKIVNKWNTALIGLMTYFREAVVNTQELLDLLVKCENKIQTRIKIGLNSKMPSRFPPVVFYTPKELGGLGMLSMGHVLIPQSDLRWSKQTDVGITHFRSGMSHDEDQLIPNLYRYIQPWESEFIDSQRVWAEYALKRQEANAQNRRLTLEDLEDSWDRGIPRINTLFQKDRHTLAYDKGWRIRTEFKQYQVLKQNPFWWTHQRHDGKLWNLNNYRTDMIQALGGVEGILEHTLFKGTYFPTWEGLFWEKASGFEESMKYKKLTNAQRSGLNQIPNRRFTLWWSPTINRANVYVGFQVQLDLTGIFMHGKIPTLKISLIQIFRAHLWQKIHESIVMDLCQVFDQELDALEIETVQKETIHPRKSYKMNSSCADILLFPAYKWNVSRPSLLADTKDTMDNTTTQKYWLDIQLRWGDYDSHDVERYARAKFLDYTTDNMSIYPSPTGVLIAIDLAYNLHSAYGNWFPGCKPLIQQAMAKIMKANPALYVLRERIRKALQLYSSEPTEPYLSSQNYGELFSNQIIWFVDDTNVYRVTIHKTFEGNLTTKPINGAIFIFNPRTGQLFLKIIHTSVWAGQKRLGQLAKWKTAEEVAALIRSLPVEEQPKQIIVTRKGMLDPLEVHLLDFPNIVIKGSELQLPFQACLKVEKFGDLILKATEPQMVLFNLYDDWLKTISSYTAFSRLILILRALHVNTERTKVILKPDKTTITEAHHIWPTLSDEEWIKVEVQLKDLILADYGKKNNVNVASLTQSEIRDIILGMEISAPSAQRQQIAEIEKQTKEQSQLTATTTRTTNKHGDEIITSTTSNYETTTFNSKTEWRVRAISATNLHLRTNHIYVSSDDIKETGYTYILPKNILKKFVTISDLRAQIAGYLYGVSPPDNPQVKEIRCIVMPPQWGTHQQINLPNTLPSHQYLKDMEPLGWIHTQPNELPQLSPQDITTHAKVMSENPNWDGEKTIIITCSFTPGSCSLTAYKLTPSGYEWGHKNTDKGNNPKGYLPSHYERVQMLLSNKFLGFFMVPSQGSWNYNFMGVRHDPNMKYELQLANPKEFYHEVHRPSHFLLFSSLEEGAEGNGADREDLFA